GCAGGTCCTCGATGAGAACATACCTATAGAGGAATACGGCGATAGGGTATTTTCCTTCATCACCTATGCTCCGGGGATAGATCCTGCCTCCCTCCAAGAAGAGATTGCCGTGACTTCAAACATCCAGGATTTCCTGATTGCTTTTTCTGAACGGGCGGTGCAGCGGGGAGCTCATCAGACCGGCGTGCTGGGGGCAAAATCCGGTTTTCTCATGAAGGCTGATGTGGGAGCCTCTCCTCTCAATCTGGAATTCAGACAAAGCGCCTGGTACCGTGCCGCCATGGAAAAGGGAGAGCTTGCTTTCACTCCCGTATATCGTACCCAGGGCAGGAAAATCGAAGCAGCCATAGCCTGCACAGAGCCATACAGCAAGGACGGGGAGGTCATGGGCGTCATAGGCTTTGGCATGGGACTGGAGGAGCTGTCAAAGCTCATGCGGGATGACCTGGACACCATCATAGAGGCCAATCAGGACGGCATCAATTTTTTGCTGGATGAGCGGGGGAAGGTTATCTTCTGCCAATATGAGGAAGGCAGCCAGGATGAATTTTTGGCGGATTTTTCCTCCCAGGCAGTAAGGTCAGCGGACTTTCCCAAGATTGAAAACACTGTTTTTATGGATGCCGTGGATGAAATGAGAAACGGGGCCAAGGGCGTTGTCAGCTTTGAGCAAGACGGCAAGGGCTATACCTTTGCCTATGTGCCGGTAAAGGGTATGGGCTGGTCTGTGGGGGCCGTTATTCCCATGCCGACGGTGGAGGTTCTGGCCGAAAAGAACCGTCAGCAAATCCTCGCTCTTACGAATGAACATATTCAGGAACTGGAAGCGACCATGGGGCAGCGCAACCTGTGGTTCGCGCTGATAATCCTGCTGCTGGCCGCTTGGGGATTGTACGGGGGAAGGAGGCTCTCCGACCGCCTGGTCAGACCGTTGCTGAATCTTCGCAATGGCATCAACTCCATCGCCACAGGAGATTTTGACCATAGGATTGAGATTGCTACCGGGGATGAAATCGAGGAAGTGGCGGATGCTGTCAACTCCATGACCGTCGAGCTCAAAGCCTATATAGAGAAATTGAAGAAAATCACTGCCGAGGAGGAACGCATCCAAGCGGAACTGGACACAGCCAAAGGCATACAGGTGGGGATGCTTCCCCATGTCTTTCCCAGACATACAGCCTTTGACATCTTCGCCTCCATGGAAGCGGCCAAGTCGGTGGGGGGAGATTTTTACGATTTTTATTTTCTGGATGAGAATCATTTTGCCATTACCATTGCAGATGTATCCGACAAAGGCGTAGCCGCCGCGCTTTTTATGGCTAGAGCCAAGACCATCCTCAAAAACGGCGCACTGTCAGCCAGGCGCCTGGCAGCCGGCGCAGAAACCGACTGGGGGCTGGTTGTGGCCCAGGCCAACAACCAGCTGTGCGAGGACAACGACGAGATGCAGTTTGTGACGGTGTTCTTCGGGGTGCTGGATTTGGAAACGGGAGAATTTTCATATGTGAACGGCGGGCACAATCCTCCCCTTTGGGGGCATGGCCTGGGCGAAAGAATGGTTTGGGAGTATCTGCGGCAGGAAAAGAGGAACAATATGCTGGGGGCAATCGAAGAATCGGAATATGATACCGTGAGGCTCACCCTTTCGCCGGGAGATATGCTTTATCTCTACACGGACGGCGTGACCGAGGCCATGAACGAAAAGCAGGAGCAATATTCCGAACGCCGTCTGCATGAGGTTTTGACCCGGATCGCTCAAGGTGGAAAATCCTCCGAGGATATTATTTTGACACTCCGGGCAGATATGAAGGAATTTGTGCAAGACGCGGAGCAGTCCGATGACATCACCATGCTGGGGGTGAGGTTCTTGGGAGTATGAACGCTCTGCTCGCCGATATTATGGATGGGCAACGCACCGCGTATGCGGCGGAATGGAGTGGCTGACATTGATGAAGACGGGGAAAATGGATATCGGCAGACGCATGCTGCTCACGTTTCTGGCAGTGGCATTCCTGGCACTTTTTTTCATCGGCTTGCTTTTCCTTCGCGGTTTTTGGGCGATATGGGAGAATACGCAAGAGGACGGTGCACATCTTTCGGAAGCCTCCCTGGCCTTTGCAGAGGACATGGCGATGAGTCGAACGCGGGAGCTGCTCGAAAAGACTGCAGCCGATAAGGCGCAGCAGGTGGAACTGGCTCTGGAGGTTCTCCGTGAGGACACCCAGTACATGGCCGATGCCATGACAAGCATCCTGACCCATCCGGAGAGGCATAAGCCAAGGCAGCTCCCCATGTATACCCCAGAACTTATGGCCTCCGGCCGGGCATACCTTCTTGTCACCCCCGCAGTCAGGGAGGATTGCGGCAGCGAGGAAGCCAGAGAAGCCGTCCTCCTCTCTGCCAATGGCGTCGATACATTGGAAGAGATGGGGTATTTTTATGCTGGCTACCAGACATCCATATATTATGCCTCGAAATATGGCCATTTCATTGGCATGATGATGCTGGCGGAGGGTGAAGAATATGCTCCTTTGGTCACATACGGCGATGATTACAATCCCAGGCAGCGCCCGTGGTATCAGCGCGTTGTCGAGACCAGAGCACCGGGGTTCACCGATGTGTACATGGCGGTGGATGGCTTCCCGGAAATCACCTGCTCCGCCCCGTATTACGATGCAAATGGCCTGGCCGGGGTTGCTGGGATTGACATAAGTCTGGATGCGCTGTATGACATTGTTTCAGATACCACCCTTGGCCGGTCGAACATCAATTTTGCCCTCACTTCCAAAGGGGAAATCTTGTTCTCCTCGGAGAAGGAGGGAGCGCTGGCCGTCGGCGATGGCCGGCGGAATCTGTGCAAGGCATCGGACGAGGGCCTGGCACGGGCGGCAGCGGACATGGCAAAGGGGGCAAGCGGCACGGCCCTGGTGGAACTCGATGGGGAGGAATATTATCTTGCCTATGCCCCCATACCCTCCGAAGGCTGGAGTCTCGGCACCATGCTGAAAAAGTCGGAGGTGCTGGAGCCAGTGACGGACATGGAAAGCGAGCTGTCGGCACGGGCGGAGGGCTTCGACGAATCCATGCGCTCGCTGTTCATAGCGAACCTTTTGAAAATCATCCCTGTTCTCATGGTCATGTGCGCCCTGTTTGTCTATAAAAGCCGCCTTGCAGCACAGCATTTCGCCCGTCCCTTTTTGGCATTGGCAGAGGGCGTAGGGGAGATTGCCAAGGGAAACTTTGACAAGAAGATAGACATAAAAACCGGCGATGAAATCGAGATGCTTGCGGATGCCATCCATGGCATGGCGGCAAAGCTCAAGGAACATGCGGCAAACCTGGAGACGGTCACGGCGGAGAAGCAGCGGGTCGCTACGGAGCTTTCTCTGGCGCAGGGCATCCAGGAAAGCATGCTGCCAAAGATTTTCCCAAAGTTCTCGGGCAATCCCCACTATGACCTTTCGGCCAGCATGAAGGCTGCCGAAGAAGTGGGCGGGAATTTTTACGACTTTTATATGATAGATGATGAGCACATGGCGCTGACGGTGGCGGGGGTATCCGGAAAGGGCGTTCCGGCAGCCCTGTTCATGGTGGCGGCAAAGGCCATGCTGAAAAACGATGCCCTGGCGGCAGCGATGGAACGCGGCCCGGGCAAAGCTGATTGGGCGAAGGTCATGAGCCGGGTGAACTGCCAGATATGCGAGAACAACGATTACACGATGTTCATGACCGTTTTCTTCGCTGTGCTGAACCTGGCGACGGGGGAGCTCATCTGCGTGAATGGAGGCCACACTCCGCCCTTCCTTGGGCGCGCATCGGCAGGAAATACCGAATGGCAGCCGCTCCGGGATGAGGGAAAGAAATACGTTGTAGGCATCTTCGAAGAGGCGGAATATGCGGAAAAGCGGCTGAGGCTGCACCCGGGCGACCTGCTGTTTCTCTGCACGGAGGGAGTAGCCGGGGCCATGGGCGCGGACGGAAGCCCCTATACAAAAAAACGTCTGCAGGAAACCCTGTGCCGCACAGGTACGGCGGATATCAGCATGGAAAAGCTGCTTGCTTCTGTGCAGGCAGATATCGACCGTCATGTGGGAGGCGCCGGGCAGCGGGATGACCTCACGATGCTGGCCATCCGTTTCCTGGGGTGAGTGGGAGTGGATCAATCAGTGCTGAAGAAGATGAATATCTATCGCCGCTTTTTGCTGTATTTGTTATCGGCAGGGCTTCTCTCTTTCCTTGCCTTGAGCGCTGTTTTCCTTTGGAGCCTGTACGATGCCAATCAAAAAGCGGTACAAAACGGCAGGGATATGGGAACTGCCGTCGAAACCACCATAGCGGGCATGGATGCCTATTTTGCCAAGCAGCAGCTGCTCCTTTTCGCTCAGGGCAAGGCGCAGTTCATGGATTCCGAGCTTCGTACTTTTGGGGCAGATACGCAGCATATCGCCATGGAAATGGAGCGGCTCCTGTCCGCTGCGGGACAGTACAGGCCAAGAGAGCTGAAACGTGCGGGAACCCAGCCGGTCATGCCGGGAGAAGCGTGCATCTACTACTCGCCGGAGATACGCAGCCAGGAGGCAGAAAACGCGCTTCGGGGCGAAATCGGCATCGCCTCCGGCATTGCCGATATTTTGGAGAACACGGCAGGATTCTATGCGGCGGAGGGATGTGAAGGATGGTTTGCCGTGGCTTCGGAAAAGGGATATTATATCACCGTCAATATCTCGCCCAGGTACCGGGAATATGTGGAATTCAGCCCGGAATTTCTTGCTGGTTACGTTCCGAAAGATGCTCCCTGGTATCGGGACGCTGCCGGAACGGGCAAGCTTGCCATCAGCGATGCCTTTGTGGACAAGAACAGAGGCTTGCCGTTCCTTTCGATTTCCATGCCATATCGCGATGGAGAGGGATTTGCCGGAGTAGCGACCATCAGCCTCAGCGTCCAGTCCATGTACGAGTTCATCGTGAATAGCACCAGGGGTGGATCCGGCATCAGTTTTGCCGTCAATGGCAAAGGCGATGTGATGCTTTCCTCCCTCTCCGGCAGACAGGATTCCCCCCAAGACCGGGAAGCCATGCTTGCGGCAGCGGCACGCAGCGTGCTCAGCAGCAAGAGCCAGGCAGTCAAGACAAGCCTGAACGGAGAAAACTATTATCTTGCTTCTGTGCCGCTTCCTTCTGTAGGCTGGAAATTTGTCACGCTGGTCAAGGAGGCACAGACCGCATCTGCGGCAAGGGAGGCACGAAGCAGGGTGGAGGCGCAGAAGGAAGCCTTTGCCTCGGCAATGGATGCCTTTTTCCGGGACAAGCTGTGGGAAATGGCGCTGCTGCTGCCCGTGATTCTGGCAATCCTGGCACTGCTCAGCAGGATGGAGGCCAAGCGATTTTCAAGGCCCGTCCTTGCGCTGACGGATGGCGTCAAAACCATAGCAGAGGGCAATCTCGACCATAGGCTTGAGATTCGGACGGGGGACGAGATCGAGGCGTTTTCGGACTCCGTCAACCGCATGACGGCAGACCTCAAGGAATACATGGCAGCTGTTTCCGCAGCTGCGGCGGAAAAGCAGAGCATCGCGACGGAGCTTTCCCTGGCGCAGGAAATTCAGGAAGGGCTGCTGCCGAGGGTGTTTCCCCAAGCTTCGGACAGCAACCGCTTTGAGCTTTTCGCCACCATGGAGGCTGCCAAGATAGTGGGCGGGGATTTTTATGACTTCTACCTGCTGGACGAACAGCATCTGGCCGTTACCATTGCCGATGTGTCCGACAAGGGCATACCTGCGGCCCTGTTCATGATGTGCAGCAAGACCATCCTCAAAAACATTGCCCTGACAGGTGTCGGGGCAATGGGTTATGACGCTGTCATGAACCTGGCTAACAGGCAGCTTTGCGAGGACAATGATGAGATGATGTTCGTGACGGTGTTCTTCGGGGTGCTGGATCTTGAAACGGGGGAGCTTGCCTACGTGAACGCCGGCCACAATCCGCCCCTCCTGTGCCATGGGGGAGAGTTTACCTATCTGCGCATGGAGCAAAAGAGCAGCATGCTGGGGGCGGTGGAAGATGAGGTCTACCTCGAGCACCGTTTGACCCTGGCGCCGGGGGATATGCTCTTCCTATACACGGACGGGGTGACGGAGGCGATGGATGCCCAAGGGAAACAGTATTCGGAAAGGCGGCTTTGCGAAACGCTGAACGCTTGCAAGGAAAAGAATGTGAAGGAAATCCTGGCCTGTGTGCGTGAGGACATGGCAGCCCACGTTGGGGAGGCGGAGCAGTCCGACGACATCACCATGCTGGGGGTGAGGTTCTTGGGAGTATGAACGCTCTGCTCGCCGATATTATGGATGGGCAACGCACCGCGTATGCGGCGAAATGGAGTGGCAGACATTGATGAAAAAGAAAAATATAGACTGCCGAGGCATGCTGCTGGTGTTTCTCGCAGCAGCGATCCTCATATTCGCTCATTGCTCTCCGGCTGCGGCGGCAGAAGCCATTGTTCTTGGGGATGAGCGCACGGATGAATACATGCCTTTGCTGGATGGCAAGCGTATTGCTCTCTTTGCCAATCATTCAGCCATGGTGAAAGGCGAACACCTTCTGGAATTGCTCCTGAGGAATGGGGAGCATGTGACGGTTCTCTACACTCCGGAGCATGGCATTCCCTATGTCCGTGAGGCCATTCGCGCCGGTAAGAGCGCCCGAGAAATACGTTACATGTGGCGCCGCGATGTAGCATCATTTATCGAAAAAAGCAAGCCGTATCTTCTCTATGAGCGAAAGGAGAGATGAAGGCTTTTGCTCGATAAGTTTTTACTGGAATCGATGGATTAGGAGGGATTTTTGTGACAGAAGCGGAAAAACTGGATGCGGGGCTTGAATACGATTTCACGGAGCGGGAAGTGCGCGGACGAAAGTTCCGTGCTGTCAAGGGGTGCCAGAAGCTCAACGGCATAGACATGACAGAAACGGCGGCAAGGGAGGCTGCAATTCGGGAACTTTTCGGAAGTGCGGGAAAAAGCCCGGTGGTTCTTCCCACCTTTCATTGCGACAATGGGGGAAACATTCATGTCGGGAACAATTTCTTTGCCAATTATAATGTGACTATCCTCGACAATAGAGAAGTACGAATCGGAGATAATGTGATGATAGGACCGCATACGCTTATTGCCACAGTGGGGCACCCGTTGTCCCCGGCAAAGCGTCGTATGCACTGTGCCATAGCAAAGCCTATTCGTATAGGCAATGATGTGTGGATTGGCGGTAATGTGACGATTATGCCGGGGCTTACTATTGGGAATAACGTGGTTATCGCGGCTGGGGCTGTCGTCACTAAAGATGTGCCGAATAATTCATTGGTGGCTGGAGTCCCAGCCCAAAAAATCCGTGACTTGGAAAATGACGTTTAGATGAGAATCGGCCATGCCCTGGAACATATCTAGGGCATGGCCGCGTTTTTCAAAAGATTTCTTCTGTGCGTTATTTTTTTCCGTTCTCGTATACACTGTCCGCGTATTTTATGACCTCATCCAGAAATGCTTTTGCCGCCTTATCGGAAATCAATGCCTTTTTTTCCGCTTTCAGTATGGCACGGTGTCTTTTTTTCAAGGCAGAAAGCTGTTTTTTTGCCTCTTTCCCATCACCATCACGGATGCTTTTCATCAGATGAAGCGCGATTTGATCCGCCTTGGCAATCCGCTCCATCTGCTGCAGCTGCGGACGGCATTCGCTGAGTTGATTTTCCGGGAGTTCCTGCAGCAATCGCCGGGAAGCCTGCTGCAATTCCGAAATCTGTTTTTGCACATCATCCCAATCCTTGTCTGCGGATGCCCCTTCCGGCCAAGATTTCCATAGGGCGTCCATTGCGGCGCGCAACTTCCCCCCGTCCGGTCTTCCGACGTTTGCCCAACTGTTTTCGAGGTGTTGGGACTGTCCGGCAAAACACATCATATCCTCGGACAGTTTGCCGTATTGAGCCTTAATTGCTCGTTCCCAGGAGGCTTGCGGCTCATAATGATCTGGGTCATTTGCGTAGTCGGCACCGGTCGCTAGGGCGATTTTTGAGAGTTCCTCATATTTCATGGGATTGAAAAAAATCGCCGGGATTTCTGAGCTTCGGGGAAGACGCTCCACAGGCCCCAAAGCGAGTTTCTGCTCCATATAGTCCGTCACGGGGTAGTTCCACCAGATGCCGAGATGTCTTCCGTAGACATTGTCTGCCTGTGCAAGCTGCTCTTCCGATATCCCGGGGCAAACAACGCCATCCCCGGTATACAACACCAAAACGTCCTTGCGGATGTTTTGGGAAAACTCCTCGGTATAGGGTTTCACCCGGCCGCCTTTGTCCACCATATTCTCCCGATAATACTCCGTCGGCACCGTAATAAGAGGCGAAACTCCATCATGCCGCTTGACGAAATGCTCATCAAGCCAGTTCAGAAGCTCTGCCTGCCCTTTGCCATCGGATTCCTTGAGATCAATGTCATCAAAAAAGATGGCAAAATCCCGCACGCCGATCGCATAAACGGACTCAAGTTTTTCCAGCAGCACCTTCTTGTCGTGCTGTCCGCGAAGAATCGTATAATGGAAGTCCAGTCCCGGTGATACGGCAAAGATAAACTTCACCCGGTTTTCCCGTGCTTTTTCCACCAGTGAGGCAAGCTCTTTCAGTTTCTTTTTCGGATAGGGCTCTCTCCACTTATCTCGATGGTACGGATCATCTTTGGGGGCGTAGATGTAGGCATTGAGCCCATGTTCCCCGCAAAATCCGAGGATGTCCATGCGGTCGGTCGTTGTCCAGGGAGTCCCGTAAAAACCCTCCACGATCCCCCTGAGGGGAATTGCTTCCGCAAATGCTGCCGCAGGAGACGCCATCAACCCTGCGAGCAAAAGACCCGTCATTGCTTTTTTCCAAGCCACTTCTCTCCACCCTTTCTACCAAGAATTGCCGTTCAATCTCCATGTACACACCCTTCCTCCATTTCAAAGGACTCCTCACCTTCAGGTGGCGTATGTATCGAGCCGGCTTTGATACACCCGGGAGTCAAAGGTGCCGGTCACCTCTGCAGCCTCGCCAGGGGCCGGGCCCCGGACAAGAGCAGCCAGCCTGTCAGCAGGCCGCAAAGCAATCTTTTCGTCAGTTTTTCCTGTGCATCATTCGTTCCTCCAACCTTCAGCCTTCACACCGTCAAAGCGGCAGAGAATTATCCCAGGGAAAATCCACCTGTTTTCAATTATCTCCCTGCAATTTTCCCTTGGTATCCTGCTCTGCGCTTCTGATGTCTTCCTTCATGTCCTTGGCCAGATTGAGTTCATGGAACTTCTTGTCATCATGCAGGATCAGGGTGAACTTGTCCGTCTGGTCAAGATATGCCGTGGCGTTTTGCAGAGAAAGCTCCAGGATATGTCCGCCCTTCTTTTTGTCAGCCGAAAGGAAATGGAAATGCCAGCCGACAGAGTTGAGTTCTCCCATATAGCTGGGGCAGTACAGGCCCACCAAGGTGCCCTTGATGTTTTGCTCGGTAAACTCCGTCTGCTTGCCTTTCAGCGCCTCTACCAGGGTGGGATAAGGTTCCTGGCTGCCGTATTCGCTGCGAAACAGGATAGAGGAGAATTCGGCGGGGAGTTTCACCATGTAAAAGCTGTTGGCGCCGTGCTGCCGAACAGCCTCGTTCAAGGCGTTCTCCAAAGCCGCCTTATCCTTGACATTTTCCAGCTTGACGGCAATATCCTTATCAAAAAAAGTCACATTGGAAAAGGGGATAATCGTTTCGTCGGGGCACACAATCACGCGCCCATCCCCCAAGGCCTGATAAACAGTGCCGTCTAGCACGATCATCTCGCCGTTTAGCCCCTCGAAAGTTCCAATCCCCGTATCGCCAAAGGTGCGGAGCTGCCCGGCCGTAACCGTGCCGCCGAAGTATCCCTGCGCCAGAGACTGCAAGAGCGCCACCTGGGCAATGCTCTCCCGGTCTGCCCTAGCAGCATAAGCAGACGAGGCCCCCATCCCTGCGCCGATTGCCACCGTACCGGCCAAAACAGCTGCCATAAGTTTCTTTTTGAAGTCAAATTTCATGTCTATCATTCTCCTTGCATAGCAAACCTCAAAAGCTGTATCACGCCCACATATTCGACTTTGATGAAGTAAAATCCTCCTTGCATAGCAAACCTCAAAAGCTGTATCATGCCCACATATTCGACTTTGATGAAGTAAAATCCTGTCTGCGCCCCATTTCCCTGCCGCCATGCAGTTTGTTCATGGCATCATAAAATAAAAGAGCGCAAGGAAAAAGGCGATTGGCAGACCGCCTGATTCCTTGCGCTCAAAATTGTTGTATTTTGCCGCCCTCACTTATAGAAGCGAGGGACCTCTTGTACTCGTTATGATGGAAAGGGTCAGGTTTTTGAACCCTCCACAATGTGGATGATGCGGTCAAAGTTCGTCATCTCAAAGACTTCCATCACCGTTTCCTGGGGATAGAGCATTTTTAGTTTAGCAGGAATTACGGCTATGAGCGAAGAATATAAATAGCTTTAAGAAGATATGATGTAAAGCTGGGTGAGCGTATTATGAGCAGAAAATTCACTTTTGATTTTATACAAAAATTTCATAGCCCCATTTGTGTGAACGCTTTTCTGAAGGGACTGGACGAAAACGGCATTTCCTATAATTTTCAAGATGGGGTATTGGAGGAACCTTCGAATATGAGGGATATATCATCGTTATGCTGAAAGGAGGAATTTTGCTTGCAAGACAAACAACAACCCAAATATAGTTTATCTACCAAAATTTTGCTTTCGTTACTACTGGCCTTGATATTGGGCTTTATAGCGGATCCCGCTTGTCTGCCTTTCGTAAATCAGTGGATCGCTCCTTTGGGAATTATGTTTATAAATCTCATCAAAATGATGATTGTTCCCTTGATATTTTCATCTATCATAGCCGCTGTGACCAGTTTGCATGAGCCGCAAAAATTAAAACGCATAGGACTCTCCACAATCGGTCTTTACCTTCTTACAACACTCGCAGCCATCGCTATAGGTCTATTCGTGGCAAATATCATAAAACCGGGAATCGGCGTTTCACTCCCGGGAGATGCGCAAATATCCGAAAAATCAGCGCCTGCCCTTATGGATACATTGGTAGGTCTTATCCCGGCAAATCCGGTGGCGGCTATGGCAAACGGGGAAATATTGCCACTCATCGTTTTTTCGTTGTTTTTAGGTATGAGTATCTTAAAAATGGGAGGCGAGAAGGGGAAGCTCCTTGCAAATTTCTTTGCGGCTTGCGCCGAAACATCCTATACATTGATAGGGATTATAATGAAATTTACACCTATAGGAGTTTTCGCTCTGCTTTTTCCCATCATTGTGCAAAGCGGCGTTGACATTGTCCTGCCGCTTATATCGCTTATCGGCTCCGTAGCGCTTGGCTGTCTTTTGCATGGACTCGTTACTTACGGAGCGTTGCTCAAATTTTTGGGTAAAATGAGTCCGCTTAGATTTTTCAGAAACATATTTGAAGCCATGACGGTTGCCTTTACCACCGTGTCCAGTGCAGCCACGCTTCCAATCAATATGAAAAACTGTCAGGACAATTTGAAGCTTCGTCCCGAAATCGTCAGCTTCGTTTTGCCTCTGGGCGCC
This genomic interval from Selenomonas sp. AB3002 contains the following:
- a CDS encoding SpoIIE family protein phosphatase, translated to MKVSIRTRVSLVLIGFAGVILMLAFAAALYGMAWGRDFATHYAKEISNSSIHNSSDTIVSMRRNELLTLVEQTAAGIDEFTTDVRRDVHLLKLEMERILADPEGYKRTPVPAARPEQVLDENIPIEEYGDRVFSFITYAPGIDPASLQEEIAVTSNIQDFLIAFSERAVQRGAHQTGVLGAKSGFLMKADVGASPLNLEFRQSAWYRAAMEKGELAFTPVYRTQGRKIEAAIACTEPYSKDGEVMGVIGFGMGLEELSKLMRDDLDTIIEANQDGINFLLDERGKVIFCQYEEGSQDEFLADFSSQAVRSADFPKIENTVFMDAVDEMRNGAKGVVSFEQDGKGYTFAYVPVKGMGWSVGAVIPMPTVEVLAEKNRQQILALTNEHIQELEATMGQRNLWFALIILLLAAWGLYGGRRLSDRLVRPLLNLRNGINSIATGDFDHRIEIATGDEIEEVADAVNSMTVELKAYIEKLKKITAEEERIQAELDTAKGIQVGMLPHVFPRHTAFDIFASMEAAKSVGGDFYDFYFLDENHFAITIADVSDKGVAAALFMARAKTILKNGALSARRLAAGAETDWGLVVAQANNQLCEDNDEMQFVTVFFGVLDLETGEFSYVNGGHNPPLWGHGLGERMVWEYLRQEKRNNMLGAIEESEYDTVRLTLSPGDMLYLYTDGVTEAMNEKQEQYSERRLHEVLTRIAQGGKSSEDIILTLRADMKEFVQDAEQSDDITMLGVRFLGV
- a CDS encoding SpoIIE family protein phosphatase; the encoded protein is MKTGKMDIGRRMLLTFLAVAFLALFFIGLLFLRGFWAIWENTQEDGAHLSEASLAFAEDMAMSRTRELLEKTAADKAQQVELALEVLREDTQYMADAMTSILTHPERHKPRQLPMYTPELMASGRAYLLVTPAVREDCGSEEAREAVLLSANGVDTLEEMGYFYAGYQTSIYYASKYGHFIGMMMLAEGEEYAPLVTYGDDYNPRQRPWYQRVVETRAPGFTDVYMAVDGFPEITCSAPYYDANGLAGVAGIDISLDALYDIVSDTTLGRSNINFALTSKGEILFSSEKEGALAVGDGRRNLCKASDEGLARAAADMAKGASGTALVELDGEEYYLAYAPIPSEGWSLGTMLKKSEVLEPVTDMESELSARAEGFDESMRSLFIANLLKIIPVLMVMCALFVYKSRLAAQHFARPFLALAEGVGEIAKGNFDKKIDIKTGDEIEMLADAIHGMAAKLKEHAANLETVTAEKQRVATELSLAQGIQESMLPKIFPKFSGNPHYDLSASMKAAEEVGGNFYDFYMIDDEHMALTVAGVSGKGVPAALFMVAAKAMLKNDALAAAMERGPGKADWAKVMSRVNCQICENNDYTMFMTVFFAVLNLATGELICVNGGHTPPFLGRASAGNTEWQPLRDEGKKYVVGIFEEAEYAEKRLRLHPGDLLFLCTEGVAGAMGADGSPYTKKRLQETLCRTGTADISMEKLLASVQADIDRHVGGAGQRDDLTMLAIRFLG
- a CDS encoding SpoIIE family protein phosphatase, with translation MLKKMNIYRRFLLYLLSAGLLSFLALSAVFLWSLYDANQKAVQNGRDMGTAVETTIAGMDAYFAKQQLLLFAQGKAQFMDSELRTFGADTQHIAMEMERLLSAAGQYRPRELKRAGTQPVMPGEACIYYSPEIRSQEAENALRGEIGIASGIADILENTAGFYAAEGCEGWFAVASEKGYYITVNISPRYREYVEFSPEFLAGYVPKDAPWYRDAAGTGKLAISDAFVDKNRGLPFLSISMPYRDGEGFAGVATISLSVQSMYEFIVNSTRGGSGISFAVNGKGDVMLSSLSGRQDSPQDREAMLAAAARSVLSSKSQAVKTSLNGENYYLASVPLPSVGWKFVTLVKEAQTASAAREARSRVEAQKEAFASAMDAFFRDKLWEMALLLPVILAILALLSRMEAKRFSRPVLALTDGVKTIAEGNLDHRLEIRTGDEIEAFSDSVNRMTADLKEYMAAVSAAAAEKQSIATELSLAQEIQEGLLPRVFPQASDSNRFELFATMEAAKIVGGDFYDFYLLDEQHLAVTIADVSDKGIPAALFMMCSKTILKNIALTGVGAMGYDAVMNLANRQLCEDNDEMMFVTVFFGVLDLETGELAYVNAGHNPPLLCHGGEFTYLRMEQKSSMLGAVEDEVYLEHRLTLAPGDMLFLYTDGVTEAMDAQGKQYSERRLCETLNACKEKNVKEILACVREDMAAHVGEAEQSDDITMLGVRFLGV
- a CDS encoding sugar O-acetyltransferase, giving the protein MTEAEKLDAGLEYDFTEREVRGRKFRAVKGCQKLNGIDMTETAAREAAIRELFGSAGKSPVVLPTFHCDNGGNIHVGNNFFANYNVTILDNREVRIGDNVMIGPHTLIATVGHPLSPAKRRMHCAIAKPIRIGNDVWIGGNVTIMPGLTIGNNVVIAAGAVVTKDVPNNSLVAGVPAQKIRDLENDV
- a CDS encoding protein O-GlcNAcase → MAWKKAMTGLLLAGLMASPAAAFAEAIPLRGIVEGFYGTPWTTTDRMDILGFCGEHGLNAYIYAPKDDPYHRDKWREPYPKKKLKELASLVEKARENRVKFIFAVSPGLDFHYTILRGQHDKKVLLEKLESVYAIGVRDFAIFFDDIDLKESDGKGQAELLNWLDEHFVKRHDGVSPLITVPTEYYRENMVDKGGRVKPYTEEFSQNIRKDVLVLYTGDGVVCPGISEEQLAQADNVYGRHLGIWWNYPVTDYMEQKLALGPVERLPRSSEIPAIFFNPMKYEELSKIALATGADYANDPDHYEPQASWERAIKAQYGKLSEDMMCFAGQSQHLENSWANVGRPDGGKLRAAMDALWKSWPEGASADKDWDDVQKQISELQQASRRLLQELPENQLSECRPQLQQMERIAKADQIALHLMKSIRDGDGKEAKKQLSALKKRHRAILKAEKKALISDKAAKAFLDEVIKYADSVYENGKK
- the budA gene encoding acetolactate decarboxylase, whose amino-acid sequence is MKFDFKKKLMAAVLAGTVAIGAGMGASSAYAARADRESIAQVALLQSLAQGYFGGTVTAGQLRTFGDTGIGTFEGLNGEMIVLDGTVYQALGDGRVIVCPDETIIPFSNVTFFDKDIAVKLENVKDKAALENALNEAVRQHGANSFYMVKLPAEFSSILFRSEYGSQEPYPTLVEALKGKQTEFTEQNIKGTLVGLYCPSYMGELNSVGWHFHFLSADKKKGGHILELSLQNATAYLDQTDKFTLILHDDKKFHELNLAKDMKEDIRSAEQDTKGKLQGDN
- a CDS encoding dicarboxylate/amino acid:cation symporter, whose product is MQDKQQPKYSLSTKILLSLLLALILGFIADPACLPFVNQWIAPLGIMFINLIKMMIVPLIFSSIIAAVTSLHEPQKLKRIGLSTIGLYLLTTLAAIAIGLFVANIIKPGIGVSLPGDAQISEKSAPALMDTLVGLIPANPVAAMANGEILPLIVFSLFLGMSILKMGGEKGKLLANFFAACAETSYTLIGIIMKFTPIGVFALLFPIIVQSGVDIVLPLISLIGSVALGCLLHGLVTYGALLKFLGKMSPLRFFRNIFEAMTVAFTTVSSAATLPINMKNCQDNLKLRPEIVSFVLPLGANINMDGTAIYIGVSTIFAANLYGVDFSWGQMLIIVLTGTLGSIGAAGVPGAAVIMLATVLQSVGLPLEAIAIIAGVDRFTDMFATCLNITGDATVAAVINENENRREIMP